In the Gemmatimonadota bacterium genome, TCGGCGCGCTGGAGATCAGGAATACCCGCCCCAAGCCGGCGGCCCGCAATCCCCGGACCGGCTACACCATCGAGGTTCCGGCCCGCCGGAAAGCCAAGTTCAAACCCGGCAAGATCCTGAAAGAAGCCTTGCGCGCCCAGCGGAAGCGTCGGGAATAACCGGCCGACGCGCGGGAATCGACGCACCCACGCCAATCAGCGAGACATGCCTCCCTATTACCCGGTCGGCAAGCTGCCCGCGGAAGACCTGGACCGCATCCTGCGCCGCTATGCTTCCAGCTCCGACCCGAGACTGCTCGTGGGCCCGGGCATCGGCCGGGACGCGGCGGTCATCTCATTCGGTTCCAGCGTACTCGTCTCGAAAAC is a window encoding:
- a CDS encoding HU family DNA-binding protein; translation: MTTTRRELVNEISETLGLKKTQIYPVIDALFEIMRENLVEGNRIEIRGFGALEIRNTRPKPAARNPRTGYTIEVPARRKAKFKPGKILKEALRAQRKRRE